One region of Solanum pennellii chromosome 6, SPENNV200 genomic DNA includes:
- the LOC107021743 gene encoding putative mediator of RNA polymerase II transcription subunit 26: MASTLTTPTPTNDVDDHHQSHDTTFSTPLFRSPPPTTRRSPPPSLSSSPSHSSNSSFGSSLSFHDILDDHNSPISPTTPLQFPKGVPFSWEKIPGIPKQIFSKKNNTTTTTTTTSLGQLLPLMPPPCGNGNNVSSKKITSFLDEFSPRKNVAKSFRKDPFFAAFVECSKDGQQQYDDDIWKNSSKVPSIRSLSDRFGFNSMYTSCKRTCTVSESIVYLPRSRNNYSRKY, from the coding sequence ATGGCTTCTACTCTTACTACTCCAACTCCAACAAATGATGTTGATGATCATCATCAAAGTCATGACACCACATTCTCAACCCCACTTTTCCGGTCACCGCCACCGACGACTCGCCGGAGTCCTCCACCATCTCTCTCTTCATCTCCATCTCACTCTTCCAACTCTTCCTTTGGATCATCACTCTCATTCCATGATATTCTTGATGATCATAACTCCCCTATTAGCCCTACAACTCCTCTTCAATTCCCAAAAGGTGTACCCTTTTCTTGGGAAAAAATTCCTGGAATTCcaaaacaaatattttccaagaaaaataacactactactactactactactacttctCTAGGTCAACTCCTCCCATTAATGCCACCACCTTGTGGAAATGGAAATAATGTTTCATCCAAGAAAATTACTAGTTTTCTTGATGAGTTTTCTCCAAGAAAAAATGTTGCTAAAAGTTTTAGAAAAGATCCATTTTTTGCTGCATTTGTGGAGTGTTCTAAAGATGGTCAACAAcaatatgatgatgatatttgGAAAAATTCTTCAAAGGTACCATCAATAAGAAGTTTAAGTGATAGATTTGGATTCAATAGCATGTATACATCTTGCAAAAGAACTTGTACAGTCTCTGAATCCATTGTTTA